From Clavelina lepadiformis chromosome 9, kaClaLepa1.1, whole genome shotgun sequence, the proteins below share one genomic window:
- the LOC143470135 gene encoding uncharacterized protein LOC143470135 isoform X4 has translation MADTKAPAPIVDSETSVDYYVTTVKNKADAEPIKEVTSLMSGDDVAKPPVSIVVSVDRAGSVKVRKRKKSKRRKKKSNLAFEDIDFPKSEDSLKHQSSDSGDSLTKFRRRSSSVSEKDFRKNVKRSLSSRSTGKENLEPITTLDTRINGDDSSSSMRPAKKQVNRQDALATLDAFMVEVEEATTVAKKQQEGERCKDPVLRRSHSLTEISDTDYVMFDINPPNNSITSESTIRSTSTIPSFAMDHRKNESVGQHSVMSSVFLSDREVSIEEARVFDHHRAANTSSSDAKSDKRPRSLCDIVQATDAELLGEIANKKVTEVDGLQQNKPPPLLTPGKDLNYGITHLEQVCNLIEQIGDLRNENQMLRKRVHDLELQVEILKEWKVPHGKSDLNKLDYHSSFKRPSHPVDRIRDAISRSRKISVDKIGNSAHDHKTISQPLMLLNDDPNHAVLLGSSNSFSVIPDRPVIYSNVRLKKNSRRHNYSKDDLDLFTKGRWKFWKGQGRTFEQPLKKQVISSIKAEHTQGSAVHLKSASVTLDSLLNNLDNDFSQKMIQWQSSVKTNRASSRASEPPLDRGNRPIGSSSTLVMTSSDETKTTKSVSPDLNRPDFNSKGGRRFWEKVSARNLSWRSDHRRTMSEDQVAASNADSDRESTLTRSRSAAVAKTFHKSMPCVTQQELGGAEDTKLPSGTHAVTQSLNSAEWSAIQEAFPTTSSSNGKPIQRLYSGSQARFTSPLRKKNNNSNKRKSWSFSKPVASKYYLPSDDFGMGSNVGIAESIGQQMTLDLDNEDVKSATKDVNSEELGYLKRSTVVLREKLKALDDDMERSPSQQGVRRRPLSSISAFQSGRGARFFRPSKHADILPLSSSDVRTSERVMMPLMEEAETLATYQSLPELSSSRDDFTFDKTECYDETTSKTRRHTITVLDMDEDASLSKRDERLCSSVPSYLDQQISLTPVPSLISQKITTSSEVVSSSTNNGMTVRKWVTTNMLSKNTKSTSSESTFGASSSRENSPAPSQAKIKKRNTIKEKLLSQIHKLSPKSHKYEGNPPSNSDTSLDSDVGRGRRRKKKFHIPSFRSKPHQEIPSSYSTDEGKNLAKESPSKDSSSSSKTKKSEKITQISVQLTSDAVGSSNRRNSASPPRIVKGLVSRLSKRFIPHEVKSADSKMNNSDVSRGKSATFVSAKNLFESSSKDEEARSRALSESKLSVNANNNNNVTLYFHYTRSQ, from the exons ATGGCGGACACCAAAGCACCAGCACCAATCGTTGACAGTGAAACCAGTGTGGACTATTATGTTACTACAGTAAAGAACAAAGCAGATGCTGAACCTATCAAAGAAG TAACTTCGCTTATGTCAGGTGATGATGTCGCAAAACCCCCAGTTTCTATTGTGGTGTCTGTTGATCGAGCTGGTTCTGTAAAAGTACGAAAGAGGAAGAAGtctaaaagaagaaaaaagaagtcCAATTTAG cCTTTGAAGATATTGATTTCCCCAAATCAGAAGATAGCCTGAA GCATCAGTCATCTGATTCTGGTGACAGCTTGACAAAATTTCGAAGACGTTCCTCGTCTGTTTCTGAAAAAGATTTCCGAAAAAATGTCAAGAGAAGTCTAAGCAGTCGGTCAACAGGCAAAGAAAATCTTGAGCCAATA ACTACCCTCGATACAAGGATAAATGGGGATGATTCTTCTTCCTCAATGCGTCCTGCTAAA AAACAGGTAAACCGGCAAGATGCTCTTGCAACCCTTGATGCCTTCATGGTGGAAGTGGAAGAGGCAACCACAGTTGCTAAGAAACAGCAAGAAGGAGAAAGATGTAAAG ATCCAGTATTGAGAAGGTCACATTCACTGACTGAGATTAGCGATACCGATTACGTCATGTTTGACATCAACCCACCAAATAATTCAATCACCAGTGAGTCCACAATTCGGTCAACGTCCACCATCCCATCCTTTGCCATGGACCACCGCAAAAACGAAAGTGTCGGCCAGCACAGCGTCATGTCCAGTGTGTTTTTGTCTGATCGTGAAGTTTCGATCGAAGAAGCAAGAGTTTTTGATCACCATCGTGCTGCCAATACATCTTCGAGCGACGCTAAATCAGATAAGCGACCAAGATCTCTCTGTGATATAGTTCAAG CGACAGATGCTGAATTATTGGGTGAGAtcgcaaacaaaaaagttacaGAAGTGGATGGtttgcaacaaaacaaaccACCACCTCTGTTAACTCCAGGAAAAG ACTTAAACTATGGCATCACTCATCTCGAACAAGTCTGCAACCTCATTGAACAAATAG GTGATCTACGTAATGAGAATCAAATGTTAAGGAAACGAGTTCATGACCTCGAATTACAAGTTGAAATTCTGAAGGAATGGAAAG TCCCACACGGTAAGTCTGATTTGAACAAGCTGGACTACCACTCATCATTCAAGAGACCGTCTCATCCCGTGGATCGTATCAGAGACGCGATATCGAG GTCAAGAAAAATAAGCGTGGACAAAATTGGCAACTCAGCTCACGATCACAAAACAATAAGCCAACCTCTGATGCTATTGAATGATG ATCCAAACCATGCCGTTTTGCTTGGTTCGTCGAACAGTTTTAGCGTGATTCCGGATAGACCTGTAATATATAGCAACGTTCGCCTAAAGAAAAATAGCAG ACGTCATAATTATTCCAAAGATGACTTGGATCTCTTTACGAAAGGTCGTTGGAAATTTTGGAAAGGTCAAGGGCGAACGTTTGAGCAACCTCTGAAAAAACAAGTGATATCTTCCATCAAGGCCGAACACACCCAG GGGTCGGCTGTACATCTGAAAAGCGCTAGCGTCACACTTGACTCTCTGCTGAATAATTTGGACAACGATTTTAGCCAGAAGATGATTCAGTGGCAGTCGTCCGTGAAAACAAACCGAG CGTCTTCAAGGGCATCGGAACCACCGCTGGACAGAGGAAATAGACCCATAGGGAGTTCTTCCACCTTGGTTATGACTTCCAGTGATGAGACCAAAACAACCAAATCCGTTTCTCC TGATCTAAATAGACCGGACTTCAACAGCAAAGGAGGCCGCCGATTCTGGGAAAAAGTTTCCGCTCGGAATTTATCTTGGCGCAGCGACCACAG GAGAACAATGTCTGAGGACCAGGTCGCTGCATCCAACGCTGATTCAGACAGAG AGTCAACGCTAACTAGATCAAGAAGCGCTGCTGTGGCTAAGACATTCCACAAGTCAATGCCATGCGTGACGCAGCAAG AATTGGGTGGTGCTGAGGATACTAAATTGCCAAGTGGGACCCACGCAG TTACCCAGTCCCTCAATTCAGCCGAATGGTCGGCCATACAAGAAGCTTTCCCCACCACCAGTAGTTCGAATGGAAAACCAATCCAGAG GCTTTACAGCGGCAGTCAAGCTCGTTTCACTTCTCCGTTACggaagaaaaacaacaacagcaacaaacGGAAGAGTTGGTCTTTTTCGAAACCCGTCGCCTCAAAATATTATCTGCCCTCGG ACGATTTCGGAATGGGATCAAATGTTGGAATCGCAGAATCGATTGGACAGCAAATGACCCTTGACCTTGATAACGAAGACGTGAAGAGCGCCACCAAAG ACGTCAACAGCGAGGAACTCGGGTACCTAAAGAGGAGTACGGTCGTGTTACGTGAAAAG TTGAAAGCATTGGACGATGATATGGAAAGAAGTCCATCACAGCAAGGTG TACGACGTCGACCGCTTTCTTCAATTTCAGCATTCCAGTCAG GTCGTGGTGCCCGTTTTTTCCGGCCCTCAAAACACGCCGACATCCTACCACTGTCTTCGTCTGACGTCCGAACATCGGAGCGCGTTATGATGCCTCTGATGGAGGAGGCCGAAACTCTTGCGACTTATCAGAGCCTACCCGAGCTTAGCTCCAGTCGCGATGATTTCACTTTTGACAAAACAGAATGTTACGATGAAACAACGAGTAAGACTCGACGTCACACCATCACTGTGCTTGATATGGATGAGGATGCTTCGTTGTCAAAACGGGATGAAAGACTCTGCAGCAGTGTTCCCTCCTATTTGGATCAACAGATTTCTCTTACTCCAGTTCCGAGCCTCATCAGCCAGAAGATCACTACCTCGAGCGAGGTCGTCTCCTCATCAACCAACAACGGGATGACCGTGAGGAAATGGGTCACGACGAACATGCTGAGCAAGAATACAAAGTCGACTTCCTCTGAGTCCACCTTTGGAGCATCGTCATCCAGAGAGAATTCCCCGGCTCCGAGTCAAGCGAAAATCAAGAAGCGCAATACTATAAAAGAAAAGTTACTCAGCCAAATCCACAAATTGTCTCCCAAATCTCATAAATATGAGGGAAATCCTCCCAGCAACAGTGACACATCCCTAGATTCGGATGTGGGTCGTGGTCGTCGGCGAAAGAAGAAATTTCACATCCCATCGTTCCGATCAAAACCTCACCAGGAAATTCCATCCTCCTACTCAACAGATGAAGGTAAAAATCTTGCCAAAGAGTCACCGAGCAAAGACTCCTCCTCTTCCTCCAAGACAAAAAAATCAGAGAAGATCACACAGATCTCTGTGCAGTTGACATCGGATGCTGTCGGATCCTCCAATCGTCGCAACTCTGCAAGTCCTCCCCGGATTGTGAAGGGCCTGGTGAGTAGATTAAGCAAGAGGTTCATCCCACACGAAGTGAAATCAGCGGACTCGAAAATGAACAACTCGGATGTGTCGAGAGGCAAGAGCGCAACTTTTGTTTCTGCTAAAAATCTCTTCGAAAGCTCTTCCAAAGATGAAGAAGCGAGATCACGGGCGCTTAGCGAATCGAAGCTCTCTGTGAatgcaaacaacaacaataacgtTACTTTATACTTTCATTACACAAGGTCGCAGTAA
- the LOC143470135 gene encoding uncharacterized protein LOC143470135 isoform X1, with protein sequence MADTKAPAPIVDSETSVDYYVTTVKNKADAEPIKEVTSLMSGDDVAKPPVSIVVSVDRAGSVKVRKRKKSKRRKKKSNLAFEDIDFPKSEDSLKHQSSDSGDSLTKFRRRSSSVSEKDFRKNVKRSLSSRSTGKENLEPIDFSAVRRRVKKKNSFKNNRNGMLLDVDTPFTAQSSLLVNGHRSTSIDSCQTTLDTRINGDDSSSSMRPAKKQVNRQDALATLDAFMVEVEEATTVAKKQQEGERCKDPVLRRSHSLTEISDTDYVMFDINPPNNSITSESTIRSTSTIPSFAMDHRKNESVGQHSVMSSVFLSDREVSIEEARVFDHHRAANTSSSDAKSDKRPRSLCDIVQATDAELLGEIANKKVTEVDGLQQNKPPPLLTPGKDLNYGITHLEQVCNLIEQIGDLRNENQMLRKRVHDLELQVEILKEWKVPHGKSDLNKLDYHSSFKRPSHPVDRIRDAISRSRKISVDKIGNSAHDHKTISQPLMLLNDDPNHAVLLGSSNSFSVIPDRPVIYSNVRLKKNSRRHNYSKDDLDLFTKGRWKFWKGQGRTFEQPLKKQVISSIKAEHTQGSAVHLKSASVTLDSLLNNLDNDFSQKMIQWQSSVKTNRASSRASEPPLDRGNRPIGSSSTLVMTSSDETKTTKSVSPDLNRPDFNSKGGRRFWEKVSARNLSWRSDHRRTMSEDQVAASNADSDRESTLTRSRSAAVAKTFHKSMPCVTQQELGGAEDTKLPSGTHAVTQSLNSAEWSAIQEAFPTTSSSNGKPIQRLYSGSQARFTSPLRKKNNNSNKRKSWSFSKPVASKYYLPSDDFGMGSNVGIAESIGQQMTLDLDNEDVKSATKDVNSEELGYLKRSTVVLREKLKALDDDMERSPSQQGVRRRPLSSISAFQSGRGARFFRPSKHADILPLSSSDVRTSERVMMPLMEEAETLATYQSLPELSSSRDDFTFDKTECYDETTSKTRRHTITVLDMDEDASLSKRDERLCSSVPSYLDQQISLTPVPSLISQKITTSSEVVSSSTNNGMTVRKWVTTNMLSKNTKSTSSESTFGASSSRENSPAPSQAKIKKRNTIKEKLLSQIHKLSPKSHKYEGNPPSNSDTSLDSDVGRGRRRKKKFHIPSFRSKPHQEIPSSYSTDEGKNLAKESPSKDSSSSSKTKKSEKITQISVQLTSDAVGSSNRRNSASPPRIVKGLVSRLSKRFIPHEVKSADSKMNNSDVSRGKSATFVSAKNLFESSSKDEEARSRALSESKLSVNANNNNNVTLYFHYTRSQ encoded by the exons ATGGCGGACACCAAAGCACCAGCACCAATCGTTGACAGTGAAACCAGTGTGGACTATTATGTTACTACAGTAAAGAACAAAGCAGATGCTGAACCTATCAAAGAAG TAACTTCGCTTATGTCAGGTGATGATGTCGCAAAACCCCCAGTTTCTATTGTGGTGTCTGTTGATCGAGCTGGTTCTGTAAAAGTACGAAAGAGGAAGAAGtctaaaagaagaaaaaagaagtcCAATTTAG cCTTTGAAGATATTGATTTCCCCAAATCAGAAGATAGCCTGAA GCATCAGTCATCTGATTCTGGTGACAGCTTGACAAAATTTCGAAGACGTTCCTCGTCTGTTTCTGAAAAAGATTTCCGAAAAAATGTCAAGAGAAGTCTAAGCAGTCGGTCAACAGGCAAAGAAAATCTTGAGCCAATA GATTTCAGTGCTGTCCGACGTCgtgtaaagaaaaaaaactcatttaaaaataatcgAAATGGCATGCTACTTGATGTGGATACCCCTTTCACTGCACAATCATCTCTTTTAGTCAATGG GCACAGGAGCACATCAATTGATTCATGTCAG ACTACCCTCGATACAAGGATAAATGGGGATGATTCTTCTTCCTCAATGCGTCCTGCTAAA AAACAGGTAAACCGGCAAGATGCTCTTGCAACCCTTGATGCCTTCATGGTGGAAGTGGAAGAGGCAACCACAGTTGCTAAGAAACAGCAAGAAGGAGAAAGATGTAAAG ATCCAGTATTGAGAAGGTCACATTCACTGACTGAGATTAGCGATACCGATTACGTCATGTTTGACATCAACCCACCAAATAATTCAATCACCAGTGAGTCCACAATTCGGTCAACGTCCACCATCCCATCCTTTGCCATGGACCACCGCAAAAACGAAAGTGTCGGCCAGCACAGCGTCATGTCCAGTGTGTTTTTGTCTGATCGTGAAGTTTCGATCGAAGAAGCAAGAGTTTTTGATCACCATCGTGCTGCCAATACATCTTCGAGCGACGCTAAATCAGATAAGCGACCAAGATCTCTCTGTGATATAGTTCAAG CGACAGATGCTGAATTATTGGGTGAGAtcgcaaacaaaaaagttacaGAAGTGGATGGtttgcaacaaaacaaaccACCACCTCTGTTAACTCCAGGAAAAG ACTTAAACTATGGCATCACTCATCTCGAACAAGTCTGCAACCTCATTGAACAAATAG GTGATCTACGTAATGAGAATCAAATGTTAAGGAAACGAGTTCATGACCTCGAATTACAAGTTGAAATTCTGAAGGAATGGAAAG TCCCACACGGTAAGTCTGATTTGAACAAGCTGGACTACCACTCATCATTCAAGAGACCGTCTCATCCCGTGGATCGTATCAGAGACGCGATATCGAG GTCAAGAAAAATAAGCGTGGACAAAATTGGCAACTCAGCTCACGATCACAAAACAATAAGCCAACCTCTGATGCTATTGAATGATG ATCCAAACCATGCCGTTTTGCTTGGTTCGTCGAACAGTTTTAGCGTGATTCCGGATAGACCTGTAATATATAGCAACGTTCGCCTAAAGAAAAATAGCAG ACGTCATAATTATTCCAAAGATGACTTGGATCTCTTTACGAAAGGTCGTTGGAAATTTTGGAAAGGTCAAGGGCGAACGTTTGAGCAACCTCTGAAAAAACAAGTGATATCTTCCATCAAGGCCGAACACACCCAG GGGTCGGCTGTACATCTGAAAAGCGCTAGCGTCACACTTGACTCTCTGCTGAATAATTTGGACAACGATTTTAGCCAGAAGATGATTCAGTGGCAGTCGTCCGTGAAAACAAACCGAG CGTCTTCAAGGGCATCGGAACCACCGCTGGACAGAGGAAATAGACCCATAGGGAGTTCTTCCACCTTGGTTATGACTTCCAGTGATGAGACCAAAACAACCAAATCCGTTTCTCC TGATCTAAATAGACCGGACTTCAACAGCAAAGGAGGCCGCCGATTCTGGGAAAAAGTTTCCGCTCGGAATTTATCTTGGCGCAGCGACCACAG GAGAACAATGTCTGAGGACCAGGTCGCTGCATCCAACGCTGATTCAGACAGAG AGTCAACGCTAACTAGATCAAGAAGCGCTGCTGTGGCTAAGACATTCCACAAGTCAATGCCATGCGTGACGCAGCAAG AATTGGGTGGTGCTGAGGATACTAAATTGCCAAGTGGGACCCACGCAG TTACCCAGTCCCTCAATTCAGCCGAATGGTCGGCCATACAAGAAGCTTTCCCCACCACCAGTAGTTCGAATGGAAAACCAATCCAGAG GCTTTACAGCGGCAGTCAAGCTCGTTTCACTTCTCCGTTACggaagaaaaacaacaacagcaacaaacGGAAGAGTTGGTCTTTTTCGAAACCCGTCGCCTCAAAATATTATCTGCCCTCGG ACGATTTCGGAATGGGATCAAATGTTGGAATCGCAGAATCGATTGGACAGCAAATGACCCTTGACCTTGATAACGAAGACGTGAAGAGCGCCACCAAAG ACGTCAACAGCGAGGAACTCGGGTACCTAAAGAGGAGTACGGTCGTGTTACGTGAAAAG TTGAAAGCATTGGACGATGATATGGAAAGAAGTCCATCACAGCAAGGTG TACGACGTCGACCGCTTTCTTCAATTTCAGCATTCCAGTCAG GTCGTGGTGCCCGTTTTTTCCGGCCCTCAAAACACGCCGACATCCTACCACTGTCTTCGTCTGACGTCCGAACATCGGAGCGCGTTATGATGCCTCTGATGGAGGAGGCCGAAACTCTTGCGACTTATCAGAGCCTACCCGAGCTTAGCTCCAGTCGCGATGATTTCACTTTTGACAAAACAGAATGTTACGATGAAACAACGAGTAAGACTCGACGTCACACCATCACTGTGCTTGATATGGATGAGGATGCTTCGTTGTCAAAACGGGATGAAAGACTCTGCAGCAGTGTTCCCTCCTATTTGGATCAACAGATTTCTCTTACTCCAGTTCCGAGCCTCATCAGCCAGAAGATCACTACCTCGAGCGAGGTCGTCTCCTCATCAACCAACAACGGGATGACCGTGAGGAAATGGGTCACGACGAACATGCTGAGCAAGAATACAAAGTCGACTTCCTCTGAGTCCACCTTTGGAGCATCGTCATCCAGAGAGAATTCCCCGGCTCCGAGTCAAGCGAAAATCAAGAAGCGCAATACTATAAAAGAAAAGTTACTCAGCCAAATCCACAAATTGTCTCCCAAATCTCATAAATATGAGGGAAATCCTCCCAGCAACAGTGACACATCCCTAGATTCGGATGTGGGTCGTGGTCGTCGGCGAAAGAAGAAATTTCACATCCCATCGTTCCGATCAAAACCTCACCAGGAAATTCCATCCTCCTACTCAACAGATGAAGGTAAAAATCTTGCCAAAGAGTCACCGAGCAAAGACTCCTCCTCTTCCTCCAAGACAAAAAAATCAGAGAAGATCACACAGATCTCTGTGCAGTTGACATCGGATGCTGTCGGATCCTCCAATCGTCGCAACTCTGCAAGTCCTCCCCGGATTGTGAAGGGCCTGGTGAGTAGATTAAGCAAGAGGTTCATCCCACACGAAGTGAAATCAGCGGACTCGAAAATGAACAACTCGGATGTGTCGAGAGGCAAGAGCGCAACTTTTGTTTCTGCTAAAAATCTCTTCGAAAGCTCTTCCAAAGATGAAGAAGCGAGATCACGGGCGCTTAGCGAATCGAAGCTCTCTGTGAatgcaaacaacaacaataacgtTACTTTATACTTTCATTACACAAGGTCGCAGTAA